A window of Equus przewalskii isolate Varuska chromosome 6, EquPr2, whole genome shotgun sequence genomic DNA:
ACCCTGGGCTTCTCGCCCACCAGCAAATGTGCTTCCTAGGCCTGCGATAGAGCTTTGATTGTCAATTATGAACCCCAGGAGGGGCCCAGTAGACGAGGGCGGCTTGAGGGCGTCTGGTCGGGGTGACCCGGCGGTCAGGCCGCGGCTCACACTTTCCCTAGGGACGCCCACACAGCCTTAACTCTGTCCCCCGGAAAGAAATGAGCTCCAGCTCAGTAGTGGAGCAGGAGGGCGCCCCGAGAGGGCCAATCAAGTGCCGAGGACGGAGAGCTCCGGCCAATAGGCGAGTCGCTCAGTGCCCTGGGATTGAAAATGAGCCAATCAGAGCGCGGGCTGTTTCTGGCCCGACGGCTGGTCTGGGAAGGCCGAGGCCTGGGCCAAGCCAGCTCCAGGCCGGCTGCAGCGGGCAGAGGGCATCGGGGCGCCCGGGGCCCTGTCCGGCAGGGAACAAGGGGCCTCTGTGTGGCGATCTGGGCGGGGAGGCAGTCCGCGGGGATGCGCACAAGCTCTCCTCTGTTCCCAAACTAGGACGGATGTCCTTTCGCCCAGGGGGAGCAGCTGCCTCCGTCAGGCGGGGGGCCAGGGCGCCCCTCCAAGGGGGCGTCCTGGGACTGAGATGGTTGGGCGACCCCGGAAGGCCCCCATCACTCCCAAGCTTGCTAGGAACCGGCCTAACCAGCCTTTTCTGGAACCACGCTCCTGCGCACGTGGTCCTCGCCAGGCGTGTTTCCAAGGATCTGGGGAGGCCTCCTCCCGCgtcgtccccccccccccaagcccgCCCATTTATCTAATGGCTGGAGCTTCCTCCCGGTTCCCTTTGTGAAAGGCAGACACTGCACCAGCCCTTcggagacccccccccccacctccaagCTGGGGGGAAGCCATTATGTCGGCTCTcatcctctctgcctcttcccgccccctccccccacggCTCAGTTTTCCTTGAGAGAGGGGGTGACTCAGGCCTTCATGGAAACAAATACCGTCCCCCCCTCCCCGCGGGGCTGCACGCCCCCTCACCGCTCACATGACTTCAGCACAGCTGCCCCATCCTCCTAGCCAGGACCTCCCAGAGCGGTCTCCTGTGGCTCCCCCATCCCATCACCCCCTCCCAGCCTTCTCCGCACCGGATGTGACTGGGGAGCTGGGACTCCACCCTGTTTGTTCCAGGGGCCTCACATCTGGATTTCATcttggctggggaggggggcgccAGCGCCCTGCCCACCCCGCTGGGACCCTCTGTCCCACGGCAGGACTAGCTGGTGCTGATGAGAACAGGCTGTTGGGAATCTTGCCTGGCTGGCTCCCTCAACGTCCCTCCCAAAAGATTGGGTGGAGGGCACCTAGTCCCCAGCTGGCTGTGTGGCAGGAAGAGGGGAGCtaataatattagctaatatttattgaatgcttgctaTGTGCTCAGCATGCCTTGAGCATCATTCAACAAGATTTTCCCATCACCCCTATGAAGTCCCCATTGCACAGATGACAACATTGAGGCGGAGAGGCCGAGGGTCCAGTGACTTGCGCAAGGTCCCGCAGCGTGTCAGAGGTGGAGCGGGATTGAACCCTGAATTGCCTCCAAGGTCTTTGTGCTTGAAGATGACGTGACCTCTGGGATGCTCGAACCTCAGGGCCGCCTTGGTATCTCCCAAAGACCTTATCTTGGGAGTGCCCATGGCCTCGAGGCTTAGACCCAGCCTGGAGTCCAAGGCAGTGTGTAGTAATGGGCAGGAGACTTGTGCTGCCAGCGGCGAGCATCTCGCTGACCCCGGTTGGCAGGCGGCGTGAGGCCTGAGGCTCCAGTCTATCTGAGGAAGGAGACGAGCTCTCCAGGTCGTGCCCCAGGTTCCCTCTGTGGCTGGGTGGGCAAGGCTTCTGGAAGTCCACTTTGTGCCCTTCCTGCCACTGGGGGGGACCTCCTGTTCCTTTGAAAGACAGCGTAGCCTGGCAGCTATAGAGGCTCTGGGGTGGGTCTTTTTGGCTCTGCTACTGACTAGCTTTGAGACTTTGGGAAAGTGAATTGACTTCTCTgggtttcccatctgtaaagcaGAGATGATGATAATTCTGACTTCACGTGGCCACTCAGCGaggagtgacagagctgggactccAACTGTAGCCGTCCAAAGTCAGAGCCTGGGCAGCAGCCACAGCACtgacctgtctgtctgtctctctgtcctttctctccacaGCTCTGACAGCCCCATGGCCCCGGCCGGCCACTGAGCCCCACCATGGGCAGCCTGTACTCGGAGTACCTCAGCCCCAGCAAGGTCCTGGAACACTATAATTACACCAAGGAGACGCTGGACAAGCAGGAGGCCTCCCGCCAGGTGGCCTCGAGCCTGATCATCCTCCTCTGCTGTGCCATCGTGCTGGAGAACCTGCTGGTGCTCATCGCCGTCATACGCAACAGTAAGTTCCACTCGGCCATGTACCTGTTCCTGGGCAACCTGGCCGCCTCGGACCTGCTGGCGGGCGTGGCCTTTGTCGCCAACACCTTGCTCTCAGGCCCGGTCACACTGCGCCTGACACCTGTACAGTGGTTTGCCCGCGAGGGCTCTGCCTTCATCACGCTCTCCGCCTCCGTCTTCAGCCTCCTGGCCATCGCCATCGAGCGGCACGTGGCCATTGCCAAGGTCAAGGTCTACGGCAGCGACAAGAGCTGTCGCATGCTGCTGCTCATCGGCGCCTCGTGGCTCATCTCGCTGGTTCTCGGGGGCCTGCCCATCCTTGGCTGGAACTGTCTGGGCCTCCTGGAGGCCTGCTCCACCGTTCTGCCGCTCTACGCCAAGCAGTACGTGCTCTGCGTGGTCTCCATCTTTTCCATTATCTTGTTGGCCATCGTGGTGCTGTACATCCGCATCTACTGCGTGGTCCGCTCCAGCCATCCCGATGTGACTGGCCCACAGACGTTGGCCCTGCTCAAGACGGTCACCATCGTGCTGGGCGTCTTCATCGTCTGCTGGCTGCCCGCCTTTAGCATCCTCCTCCTGGACTACGCCTGTCCCGTCCGGGCCTGCCCCATCCTCTACAAGGCCCAGTACTTCTTTGCCTTCGCCACCCTCAACTCACTGCTCAACCCTGTCATCTACACGTGGCGCAGCCAGGACCTGCGGCAGGAGGTGTTGCGGCTGCTGCTGTGCTGGCGGCCTGCGGCGAGGATGCAGGGACGGCGGGCCGGGACCCCAGGCCACAGCCTCCTGCCCCTCCGCAGCTCCAGCTCCCTGGAGAGGAGCATGCACATGCCCACATCACCCACGTGTCTGGAGGGCAACACGGAGGTCTGAGGGACAAGAGGGCCGACAGCTGGGCCACGGCAGGGCGCCCCGTGGAGAGGCACCGAGTGACCTCAGACAGACACGTGGGGCTGCCAAGCAAGATGTCCCCACGCTGCAGACCTGGGGGATACAGAAAATGTTTTACACTTGGGCCGGCCAGCTGCGGCACTGACCAGTCAGATGGCAGAGCTCCTGTCAGGTCCTGGAGGCCGGTGCAGGGACCTGTGGGGCCTCTTTAGGACTAGATCATGGGGAGGTCTGGGGAGAGCTGGGAAGGGCCTGGATGACAGCAGGCAGGCATTCACGAGGGGCCCCAGGAAGGAGCAATTTACAACCCGGTACAAAGGATTTCAACATTTCACGACTGCCTGACACTCCACCCTGTGCCAGCCTCCTCCGAATTTACCCCCTTGCCACCTTTTCCTGGCAACCTCCAGCCACTTCCCTGGAACCACTGTCCCGAGGGGCTGACAGCCCTGGCTAACAGTTCCCGGGCTCCAATCCACAGCTTCCTCAAATTTCACCACCTGCCACTGTGGCcgcttccttttcctctcacttCACAAGATGCTGGGAAACCACAGGGTGGAGGTCGGGTCGGGTCGTGGGCGGGGGGCGGTTGGAGGGGGCCAGACCCCATTCTCAGACCTCATTGGCCAATTGCACTATTTGGGGCGCAGAGGAATCACCAAGGACTGGAAAAACCGGTCTAGGGGGCCTGAGGAGGGCCTCAGGGTGGAAGTGGAGAAAGTTCTAGAGGGAGCTGTCTGCTcaggaccccccaccccccaaaaacaaCCACCCCCAAGCTACTCCCGCCTCGGGTCCCAGGCAAGGTACCAGGTCTTCTAAGGCGGGGCAGCCTGGAGCCCGCTGTGCGTCCTTTCACGTTGTATTGAACGGAACATGCGGTGGGGGTGCCCAGGACATTTTTGGGGTGTTCTTCCCCTAACCTGCCCCGGAAGGACTTTCCTAAGTTCcgtggatggatggaagggacATTGCGGTAcaaatgtatatttatgtgtgtgtctgtttgtctgtgtctgtgtgcacgtCTGGGTGTGATGTCTGtgacccccccctcccccgccacatCCCCCCAGAAGGGATGCTGTTCTGTCTCCCCCTGTCCGTGTTGAAGCTGCCAAAGAGGGCCCTGGCCCTGCACAGACACCTTTCATTGCTGGCTCATCTGCCCCTTTGAGAGCTTGGGGAAGGAAACCTCACACCTCAGAGGGGTGTCATGAATgcacaggctggggaggggggcctTTGGGGGGCCAGGAGCCAGCTGGGGGCTTGTCTCCCCTCACACAGCTCCCCAGAGGCCCCTCGTGCCTGACACCAGGTGCACCCCAATCAATAAACGGTTCAGTTTCTCTTTCCGGTCGTGGTGTCTTTTCAAGCTAAAGGCGGCTGCTCCTGCATGAGCTCCCCgcggggggttgggggatggaTGGGACAGGGGAGGGCGGCTGCTGCCCAGGCCTGGTGGGTGGTGGGGGCCTCCTCGGGGGCTGGACAGATGGTCTTGGGGGACACAGGCCCAGCTACCCCTCTGAAGCTCCTATTCCCCAAAAGAATGACCGACCTTCATCAAGCACCTTCCAGGCATGAAGATGTGAATCTCAGGAGGTGGGAGTTACTATAAACTCCTTTTCTGGAGCTGtgggttcagagaagttaagtgagcTGCTCAGGGTCACATAGCCGGTTGGGGCAGTGCCTGTctggagttttttctttcttcttttggtgaggaagattggccctgagctagcatctgtggccaattttcctcttttttttttctccctgaagccccaatACGTAGCTGGATATCGTAGTgctaagttcttctagttcttccatgtgggatgctgccacagcatggcttgatgagccgtgtgtaggtccacagccagcATCGAACCAGTGAACGCTGGGCCACCATAGCAGAGAGCATGATCTTAACAACTTGTCCACCGGCTGGCTCCCGCTCCCTTGTTCCCCTCCACCCCCCGTGACCTCCCCCAACGCCTGTCTGGATTTGAACTAAGACTGACTCTAGATCCTGCCAGCTCCCCCACTGGGCCGCAGCAAGGATCCTCAACCCGCTGTTTGTCATAGAAGGAGCGGTCAGCCCCACCCAGAACCAGGAGAAGCCCAGATGGGATGCAGCTGGGGGGTGGGGCCCGAGCTTGGCTCCAGGGTGACGCCACCCTCCTTTGCCCAGAGGCACGGCATATCGGCTCCTTTGAAGATAGGTCTGGAGCTTTGATGGGGAACCCAGGCCCCCAGGCTGAAGCCCCACCCAGCGGCACCATGGCAACACTGAGGCAGCTGGTGGCAGAGAAGGAACAGGGCGGACGGCAGCCAGGGGCTCAGAGGCCCCGTCAGaattccccctcctccagcagtTCAGAGACAGCCTTTGTGCGGGAACCCAAGCCCTCGCTGGGACACGGAGGAGGAAGAGGCCCGGGGCAGGCCAGAGTCAATAAATTTCCCCAAAATACCCACGTGCTCCCTCCATctccttcaggcctctgctccaatgccacctcctcagagaagcctgccCTGACCACCTTCCTCCCGCTCTGTCTAGCCCCTCACCTGCTTATCATCTGGCAGTGTATTATACATGGGTTTATCTGTCTCCCCCAATTAAAACATGAGCCCCTTGAAGATGGGACAGCGTTGGTCTTATTCACCACTGTGTCTTTGGCATCTTAAACAGTACTCAGTGctttctcacctcagggcctttgcatctgctattccctctgcctggaatgatctTCCCGCAGACATCCTTGTGACTCCTCTCCCTCTTCAGGTCTATTTTCAAATATCACACCCGGGATGAGGCCTCACCATGCCGTGCACATGGTTCGGATCGTATCCGCCTCTTTGCTACTCTCTAACAGGCAACACATTTTGCCCATTTATCCTATTTCCGATTTTCCCTTTCTGAATGCTGGTTCCATGACAGCAGGGATCtatgtctgtcttgtttactgctTGGCCCCAGGGCTCAGGACAGtggccagcacacagcaggtgctcaataagtgttgcTCAAATGAATGAAAGCAAAACCAAGTGATGGTCATTTCACTGAGTgttaagtgctgtgaagaaaataaaatgggaagcAACAGTTTAGGTGTACTGTGCTCTGTAATGTAGGGACTATTAATGGGACTCAgacagttaaggaaactgaggcacatagaggtcaagtaacctgcccaaggtcacaaagcatgTGGGTGGAGGGGCTGGGATTCGAGCCCAGGCAATCCTTGATGGAAGGTTGCAGTCACAGCTGATCCTCCTTAATATCCTGGTCTGAAGACCTGCTTTGCTGATGTCTCCCAAATCTTAGAGCCTAGAATggaacggggctggcccctctctttgTATTAgtgatttcacgttctttggataaatacccagtagtgggatagctggatcatatggtatttctattttgagttttttgagaaatctccacactgttttccatagtggctgccccagtttgcattcccactggcagcgtatgagggttcccttctctccacatcctttccaacgtttgttatttctcatcttgttaattatagccattctgaggggtgTACGGTGACATGTCATTGCAGTTTTGAAAAAGCAGATTCTTAAGCTCCGCAGTCAGAGATTCTGAGGGAATAGGTCATGGGTGACCCCAGCAATGTGTCCCACTGATGAGAAGGGTGTGGTCTTCTGACCATATTCTGAGAAGTGTTCTAGACTCCACAACCCAGAGCTGCTCTGCCCAAGacaactttctgcagtgatggaaatgcgCTATATCTGCGGTGCCCACTTGTGGCTAtttagcacttgaaatgtggctcctGGGATGCAGGAGCTGGATTTGATCTGTCATTAATTTAGATGTAAAGAGCCAAGTGTGGCCGTTGCCTACGGCACTGGCAGCACAATGCTAGATTCTGTAGCTCCGGTTTCTGCGGCCTTGCAGCAGCTGAGTTCTTTGGGCATGATGCCACCACTTCCACAAAAAGTCATGTCTTGCTGCCATTATTATGAATGCCATTGTAGCTTCCACAGATCACTTCATGATTTGGGGAATATTTCCTTTAATAATCATATCAAGATTGCGCTCAGCTGTagacaacagaaaacagaatattaGCAACTTAAataagagggagagggagaaattgatTTCTCTCTCAAATAAAAGGGTTTCAGAGGAAATTGGTCACACATAAGAAAGACAGATGCCCACTTACTAGCACTCCAGGCtcccgtctgtctgtctgtctctctctctctctctctatctacccatccatccatctacctacctaAATAGTTCAGTGCGATTCCTAAGAATAAGGCATTTACATGACCTCAggaaaatgatcaaaatcaggaaatccACAAACTTTAATCACATTTCACATCATCCCATGACTGATTTTTATAGCAGAAGAAAATCTCGGATCTGCTTGCTGCCTTCAACCATCCTCTTAATCTCCCTCAATCAGAACAGTTTCTGAACTTTCacgaccttgacatttttgaaaactaCAGGTCAGAATTTTGGTAGAATGTCCTTCAgctgggtttgtctgatgtttctgcATGGTTAGATTCGGGCTAGCATTTTCGGCAGAAaaaccacagaagtgatgtgtcTTTCTCAATTAGTCTCATCGTCAGCAATGTTAACTTCGATTGCTGGGTGGTATCTGCCTAGTTCTCTTCCTTTAAAGTTAGTGTTTCCTACTTTGTAATTATGAAATATCTTGTGGAAGGTACTTTGAGACTGTAAATATCTCATTACCCGTCAAGCTCACTCATTTAGCATCCATTCTTGTCTGAATCAATTATTACTCACTGGATATTTTGAAGATAATCAGAGGCCTGCATATCATTTCATTCGTAAATACGCCACTTCTTAAGAGAAAGCAACACCTTTTCTTTTGAACTTAACCGCAATACTGTGATCGCCCTTATCAGAAGTATCAATCAGTGTTAAAATTTCCCCATCTGTCTCcgctttctttttaacattttgtttattgGAATCAGAATCCAAACAAGGTCCTCACATGGTATTTAGTTAATGACGCTTTGAACCAAGTTAAATCTATTTAACCTTGTTTAACAAGGTTTAACAagatttcctctccctcttttttttcgatcattcatttgttgaagaaaccagtTTGTTTGCCCTGGAGGCCTTCCCAAAGTTGGGTGTTGGCTCA
This region includes:
- the S1PR2 gene encoding sphingosine 1-phosphate receptor 2 — translated: MGSLYSEYLSPSKVLEHYNYTKETLDKQEASRQVASSLIILLCCAIVLENLLVLIAVIRNSKFHSAMYLFLGNLAASDLLAGVAFVANTLLSGPVTLRLTPVQWFAREGSAFITLSASVFSLLAIAIERHVAIAKVKVYGSDKSCRMLLLIGASWLISLVLGGLPILGWNCLGLLEACSTVLPLYAKQYVLCVVSIFSIILLAIVVLYIRIYCVVRSSHPDVTGPQTLALLKTVTIVLGVFIVCWLPAFSILLLDYACPVRACPILYKAQYFFAFATLNSLLNPVIYTWRSQDLRQEVLRLLLCWRPAARMQGRRAGTPGHSLLPLRSSSSLERSMHMPTSPTCLEGNTEV